One window from the genome of Natrinema caseinilyticum encodes:
- a CDS encoding DUF2182 domain-containing protein has translation MGTHDSFRDRITHRRIPIIAVVTYVIALLAWAAVIGRWLPMPGGQMGMEIHMSDPGAPEAMALSNGLTGICLYLFMWGVMMVAMMYPSSVPLFRLYAETLEGTTTAGKAMRVGAFIGTYALVWTVTGVVPLVVNVLVPIVSLANAHGGLLMGGSLLLLSGYQLSPYKYRCLRYCRSPLGFLLGHYRPGVRGAVRMSWQFSVFCVGCCWALFAFMVIVGSMNIVWMALIAVVLSLERTVAWGGRLARGVGILAGIGGSVVILISLV, from the coding sequence ATGGGGACACATGACTCATTTCGGGATCGAATTACCCACCGGCGCATCCCGATTATCGCGGTCGTTACCTATGTAATCGCGCTGTTGGCGTGGGCGGCAGTCATCGGTCGCTGGCTCCCGATGCCCGGCGGACAGATGGGTATGGAAATTCACATGTCCGACCCGGGAGCACCGGAAGCGATGGCGCTCTCGAACGGGTTGACTGGTATCTGCCTGTACCTGTTCATGTGGGGGGTTATGATGGTCGCTATGATGTACCCGTCGTCGGTCCCGCTCTTCCGGCTATACGCCGAGACACTTGAAGGGACGACGACCGCGGGTAAAGCAATGCGAGTTGGGGCATTTATCGGGACGTATGCACTCGTTTGGACGGTAACAGGAGTTGTCCCGCTTGTTGTCAATGTGCTGGTGCCGATCGTCAGCCTCGCGAACGCCCATGGCGGGCTCTTAATGGGTGGGTCGTTGCTACTCTTATCGGGGTACCAGCTCTCACCATACAAGTACCGATGTCTGCGGTATTGCCGGTCACCGCTCGGATTCCTTCTGGGCCACTACCGGCCGGGGGTGCGTGGTGCCGTCCGAATGAGCTGGCAGTTCAGTGTCTTCTGTGTTGGGTGTTGTTGGGCCCTGTTCGCATTCATGGTGATCGTGGGCTCGATGAATATCGTCTGGATGGCGCTCATCGCGGTTGTGCTCTCGCTCGAACGGACGGTTGCGTGGGGTGGGCGACTGGCACGTGGGGTTGGTATTCTTGCTGGTATTGGCGGCAGTGTTGTTATTTTAATCTCACTGGTCTAG
- a CDS encoding DUF1326 domain-containing protein yields the protein MTQEWTIKGDYVEACNCDVACQCVWMESPDDDVCTVSLAWHIEEGSYGDVDLSGVDVGMLISTDEGVMFAPETEWDIVLLLDETANDSQREALEDIYSGRAGGIWAPVADTHVRSADVTTVPISFSREGTDFSVEIGDAIEMDASGAVGFNEEVGTISPHPLTKSTEVQTGKSTTATVSYDDQFTWDVSGNNAYLGDFELANS from the coding sequence ATGACACAAGAATGGACCATCAAAGGAGATTACGTTGAAGCCTGCAACTGCGATGTTGCATGCCAGTGTGTATGGATGGAATCGCCGGACGATGACGTCTGTACCGTCTCACTGGCGTGGCATATTGAGGAAGGAAGCTACGGCGACGTCGACCTGAGCGGGGTAGATGTCGGCATGCTCATCTCGACGGATGAGGGGGTCATGTTCGCACCCGAGACGGAGTGGGACATCGTGTTACTCCTCGACGAGACAGCCAACGACAGCCAGCGCGAGGCGCTCGAGGATATCTACTCCGGCCGCGCCGGTGGCATCTGGGCACCCGTCGCTGACACGCACGTCCGATCCGCCGACGTTACAACCGTTCCGATCAGCTTCTCGCGGGAGGGGACGGATTTCTCCGTCGAGATTGGGGACGCCATCGAAATGGATGCGAGCGGTGCGGTCGGATTCAACGAGGAGGTCGGTACGATCTCGCCTCACCCACTGACGAAGAGTACGGAAGTACAGACCGGAAAGTCAACCACAGCCACCGTCTCCTACGACGACCAGTTCACGTGGGACGTCTCCGGAAACAACGCCTATCTCGGCGACTTCGAATTAGCGAACTCCTGA
- a CDS encoding MFS transporter — MAIIDSVVTEGKELWQGGKGPSLVTIASGWGLLLGTRMIYPVLLPYFRNSFDLSLTIAGLLITILWLGSAVGQLPGGILADRYSERIVMAGSAVIVGFALILVVTAPSASILFAATGIVGLGQSLYPIARITFLSHMYPDRIGSALGVTMATGDLGQTILPPIAGVLAVMVTWQAGLSFLIPLLLVVGIGIVVALPVQEQADDGEDTLSAERARLIFSELRESNLGFVTIILILFFLIWQSFTGLYPTYLVEVKGLSSSTAGLLFSTFFAFGVVVKPLAGAAYDRIGMRSALVIVLAGPVVGLGLLPFIEGVWALVGITAIVSTMLGSGAITQSFLANAFSAEIRGTGLGIVRTITAIIGATGPVLFGAIADRGYFDEGYLLLAAVLAVVILLTLRLPKSASG; from the coding sequence ATGGCTATCATCGATTCTGTTGTAACAGAAGGCAAGGAACTGTGGCAAGGAGGCAAAGGACCGTCACTTGTTACGATTGCGAGTGGGTGGGGGTTACTCCTTGGAACACGGATGATCTATCCCGTCCTTCTCCCGTACTTTCGTAATTCGTTCGACCTCAGTCTCACAATCGCCGGACTACTCATAACGATTCTCTGGCTTGGTTCGGCGGTCGGTCAATTACCGGGCGGCATCCTCGCCGATCGATACAGCGAGCGGATCGTCATGGCTGGAAGTGCGGTCATCGTCGGATTTGCGCTCATCCTTGTAGTTACCGCCCCATCAGCGAGTATCCTGTTTGCCGCAACAGGGATAGTCGGACTCGGACAATCCCTCTATCCCATTGCCCGAATCACCTTCCTTTCGCACATGTATCCCGATCGGATAGGGAGTGCTCTCGGCGTCACGATGGCCACGGGCGACCTTGGACAAACGATCCTCCCCCCGATTGCGGGTGTGCTTGCGGTAATGGTCACCTGGCAAGCGGGGTTGAGTTTTCTGATCCCACTTCTCCTCGTAGTTGGGATCGGGATCGTGGTGGCACTACCGGTTCAAGAACAAGCAGACGACGGGGAAGATACCCTCTCTGCCGAACGTGCACGTCTGATTTTCTCCGAACTTCGTGAATCAAACCTGGGGTTCGTGACGATTATCCTCATCTTGTTCTTCTTGATCTGGCAATCGTTTACGGGACTCTACCCGACGTATCTGGTCGAAGTGAAAGGGTTGTCGTCATCGACAGCCGGGTTGCTGTTCAGCACCTTCTTCGCCTTCGGGGTCGTCGTCAAACCACTGGCTGGTGCTGCGTATGATCGAATCGGAATGCGAAGTGCACTCGTGATCGTCTTAGCTGGACCCGTCGTTGGTCTTGGATTGCTCCCGTTTATCGAGGGAGTCTGGGCACTCGTCGGTATTACTGCAATAGTGAGTACGATGCTTGGTTCAGGGGCTATTACCCAATCCTTCTTAGCCAATGCATTTTCCGCAGAGATCAGAGGTACCGGGCTTGGTATCGTCCGAACGATAACCGCGATTATCGGAGCTACCGGCCCGGTCCTCTTTGGTGCAATCGCGGATCGGGGTTATTTCGACGAGGGATACCTGTTATTAGCCGCAGTACTGGCCGTCGTGATCCTGCTCACGCTTCGCCTTCCGAAATCCGCCTCCGGGTAG
- a CDS encoding DUF429 domain-containing protein yields MSAQDKTVVGVDACPVGWFATVIDADGVRTRTYEAFEELNDLYAEADRILVDIPIGLPKDERRRCDEDARDLLGSRGLSVFYPPCRTAAEHSDYQQASDEHRDKIGNGLSQQAHSIGPKILEVADVVGERYDGVVRESHPELCFATLNGQPIAYSKSSDRGRGLRMKLLSDELEDAEERYRDAREEYLLEEVRRDDILDSMVLAVGARKGDLTTVPTNPSPDEPRIYYPDFDVPVVETE; encoded by the coding sequence ATGTCCGCACAAGATAAGACCGTCGTCGGCGTCGATGCCTGCCCTGTTGGGTGGTTTGCGACAGTGATAGATGCCGACGGCGTCAGAACGAGAACCTACGAAGCGTTCGAGGAACTCAACGATCTCTACGCTGAAGCAGATCGTATTCTCGTCGATATCCCCATCGGACTTCCAAAAGACGAGCGACGCCGATGTGATGAGGACGCTCGTGATCTCCTCGGTAGCCGAGGCCTCTCGGTCTTCTACCCGCCGTGTCGAACCGCGGCTGAACACTCTGACTACCAGCAGGCGAGTGACGAACATCGCGACAAGATTGGCAACGGGCTCTCTCAACAAGCTCACAGTATCGGTCCAAAGATCCTGGAGGTCGCCGACGTTGTTGGAGAACGTTACGATGGGGTGGTACGCGAGAGTCACCCCGAACTCTGTTTCGCCACGTTGAACGGTCAACCGATCGCCTATTCAAAGTCCTCAGACCGAGGTCGCGGCCTCCGGATGAAGTTGCTCAGTGACGAACTCGAGGACGCCGAAGAACGCTATCGGGATGCACGCGAGGAATACCTCCTCGAGGAGGTCCGCAGAGACGACATCCTCGACTCCATGGTGCTCGCCGTTGGCGCGCGGAAAGGGGACCTGACCACAGTTCCGACAAACCCCTCGCCGGATGAACCGCGAATCTACTATCCGGACTTCGACGTTCCGGTAGTAGAGACCGAATGA
- a CDS encoding MBL fold metallo-hydrolase — protein MLDVTFYGNAAFSIASPDTTVLVDPYLTENEECPWNAREVLEREHPDAICVTHAAFDHVGDAAELARDDGIPVLTEPATARSLRAEGVPADQITSAVWGMEAEIGDISVRILETRHISYEDARDEFVSGVPLSFLFRADSDSVYHMGDTSIFRDLKTYGDLHEPDVVLVGVGQAFDAVAASDGPITLRISELSTEEAVLATRWLGADRAVPMHFVNDEREQFLEAMADAEGVPDPVPLDPGESLRVG, from the coding sequence ATGCTCGACGTGACGTTCTACGGGAACGCGGCGTTCTCGATCGCTTCGCCAGACACGACGGTCCTGGTCGATCCGTATCTCACCGAAAACGAGGAGTGTCCCTGGAACGCCCGGGAAGTACTCGAACGCGAGCATCCCGACGCCATTTGCGTGACCCACGCCGCATTCGACCACGTCGGCGATGCGGCCGAACTGGCACGCGACGACGGGATTCCGGTGCTCACCGAACCCGCGACGGCGCGCTCTCTTCGTGCCGAAGGCGTTCCCGCGGATCAGATCACGTCGGCCGTCTGGGGAATGGAAGCCGAGATCGGAGATATCAGTGTTCGTATCCTCGAGACTCGCCACATTTCGTACGAGGATGCCCGCGACGAGTTCGTCTCGGGCGTGCCGCTTTCGTTCCTGTTCCGAGCCGACAGCGACAGCGTCTACCACATGGGAGATACGTCCATCTTTCGAGACCTGAAAACCTACGGCGACCTCCACGAGCCGGACGTCGTTCTCGTCGGCGTCGGGCAGGCGTTCGACGCCGTCGCGGCGTCCGATGGCCCGATCACGCTCCGGATCAGCGAACTCTCGACCGAAGAAGCCGTTCTGGCGACGCGGTGGCTCGGCGCGGACCGCGCCGTGCCGATGCACTTCGTAAACGACGAGCGGGAACAGTTCCTCGAAGCGATGGCCGACGCCGAAGGGGTGCCGGACCCCGTTCCACTGGACCCCGGCGAGTCGCTTCGCGTCGGATAA
- a CDS encoding DUF302 domain-containing protein, protein MTLPIDPTRIDPDDIGATQTTLEMDHEPAVEHVREVFTEAGFGIPVEFSPSELLNEKVDADRDPYYVLGACNPAVADRALDASDGELGALFPCNVVIWEEEPGQQRVYHVSIMRIARLVGMAPDGDEMNDIIATTGELVDDAFENLH, encoded by the coding sequence ATGACACTTCCTATCGATCCGACCCGGATAGACCCGGACGACATCGGGGCGACGCAGACGACGCTCGAGATGGACCACGAACCGGCCGTCGAACACGTCCGAGAGGTGTTCACCGAGGCCGGATTCGGAATTCCCGTCGAGTTCTCCCCGTCGGAGTTGCTCAACGAAAAGGTCGACGCCGACCGTGACCCCTACTACGTCCTCGGCGCGTGCAACCCGGCGGTGGCCGACCGCGCCCTCGACGCCAGCGACGGGGAACTGGGCGCGCTGTTCCCCTGTAACGTCGTCATCTGGGAGGAAGAACCCGGACAGCAGCGGGTCTATCACGTCTCGATCATGCGAATCGCCCGCCTCGTCGGCATGGCACCGGACGGCGACGAGATGAACGATATCATCGCAACGACCGGCGAACTCGTCGACGACGCCTTCGAAAACCTCCACTAA
- a CDS encoding class I SAM-dependent methyltransferase, whose translation MGHHTFDASGADKLERAGQRYRYLSAEELLWALEPASTDTIADLGSGTGFYTDDVAPHAGDVYAVDLQEEMHEYYREKGVPENVDLVTTDVSDLPFDTDSVDAAFSTMTYHEFAGDDALAEIDRVLGPRGRLVVLDWAATGSGDHGPPLDERYTADEAATELRDHGFHIVFEAVRPETFLLIAALE comes from the coding sequence ATGGGACACCACACGTTCGACGCGTCAGGGGCCGACAAACTCGAGCGAGCGGGCCAACGCTACCGCTATCTTTCGGCCGAAGAGCTGCTGTGGGCACTCGAGCCCGCGTCGACTGACACCATCGCGGACCTCGGCAGCGGGACCGGGTTCTACACCGACGACGTCGCGCCGCACGCGGGCGACGTGTACGCAGTCGACCTGCAGGAGGAAATGCACGAGTACTATCGCGAGAAAGGCGTCCCCGAAAACGTCGACCTCGTTACGACCGACGTGAGCGACCTCCCCTTCGACACCGACTCCGTCGACGCGGCGTTTTCGACCATGACGTATCACGAGTTCGCAGGGGACGATGCGCTCGCCGAAATCGACCGAGTCCTCGGGCCGAGGGGACGACTCGTCGTCCTCGACTGGGCGGCGACCGGATCGGGGGACCACGGTCCGCCACTCGACGAGCGATACACCGCCGACGAAGCGGCAACCGAACTCCGTGACCACGGGTTCCACATCGTGTTCGAAGCGGTCAGGCCGGAGACGTTCCTGCTGATCGCCGCGCTCGAGTGA
- a CDS encoding multicopper oxidase domain-containing protein, with product MSSDRQESDSAIHEDDAGTVTRGLEERLVDSVKNHDGVSRRAVLGGLAIAGGSAIAGTGATRSDDDTGDSNDETMGFGAPGTYTEEQFDPHGFLREFNTGDSTNERPSRFGENDYNLNAGVYEENGQTVREFNFVAVPVEQEILPGITFPMWTFNGQVPGPTIRVEEGDLVRVNFTNGFPDMAHTIHPHLRNLNPRMDGIPQNGPGLIDSGESFTYEWQAQPVGTHLYHCHMLPLKAHVHRGMYGSMIVDPKPENVRENPRQYIDYHGPITDEVREMAAERARSRNMISHADYSPEGFDGIDEMVMVMNGFDTNFDGDNEVYGVNTRGFCYAPARTDAYNGEWEAGETKHPIEIDGNERQRVHLLNTIEFDFVNSFHCHSQFFDYYDAGTTLFPNRKTIDTVLMCQAQRGILEFDYSNHEPGLYMFHAHQSEFAELGWMSFFEVN from the coding sequence ATGAGTAGCGATCGACAGGAATCCGACTCGGCGATACACGAAGACGACGCGGGAACAGTTACCCGGGGTCTCGAGGAGCGGTTGGTTGACTCGGTGAAAAATCACGACGGCGTCTCTCGGCGGGCGGTCCTCGGCGGACTCGCTATCGCAGGCGGCTCCGCGATCGCGGGCACGGGCGCGACTCGGTCGGACGATGACACCGGAGATTCGAACGACGAAACGATGGGGTTCGGCGCGCCCGGAACCTACACCGAGGAGCAGTTCGACCCCCACGGCTTCCTGCGGGAGTTCAACACCGGAGATTCGACGAACGAGCGTCCGTCACGATTCGGTGAAAACGACTACAATCTGAACGCCGGCGTCTACGAAGAAAACGGCCAAACCGTTCGGGAGTTTAATTTCGTCGCGGTTCCGGTCGAACAGGAAATCCTTCCGGGTATCACCTTCCCGATGTGGACGTTCAACGGGCAAGTGCCAGGGCCGACCATCCGCGTCGAGGAAGGCGATCTGGTTCGGGTCAACTTCACGAACGGGTTTCCGGACATGGCCCACACGATCCATCCGCATCTCCGCAATCTCAACCCGCGCATGGACGGGATACCACAGAACGGCCCGGGACTCATCGATAGCGGCGAGTCGTTCACCTACGAGTGGCAGGCCCAGCCGGTCGGGACCCACCTCTATCACTGCCACATGCTCCCCCTGAAGGCCCACGTTCACCGGGGCATGTATGGAAGCATGATCGTCGACCCGAAGCCGGAGAACGTCAGGGAGAACCCTCGGCAGTACATCGACTATCACGGCCCGATCACGGACGAGGTACGCGAGATGGCCGCCGAGCGGGCGCGGAGTCGAAACATGATCTCGCACGCGGACTATAGTCCAGAGGGCTTCGACGGCATCGACGAGATGGTCATGGTCATGAACGGGTTCGATACCAACTTCGACGGTGATAACGAGGTCTACGGCGTCAACACGCGGGGATTCTGCTACGCACCGGCGCGGACCGATGCGTACAACGGCGAGTGGGAGGCCGGCGAGACGAAACACCCCATCGAGATCGACGGCAACGAGCGACAGCGCGTACACCTCCTGAACACGATCGAGTTCGACTTCGTGAACTCGTTTCACTGCCACTCGCAGTTCTTCGACTACTACGACGCCGGCACGACGCTGTTCCCGAATCGGAAAACCATCGACACGGTGTTGATGTGTCAGGCACAGCGCGGAATCCTCGAATTCGACTACAGCAACCACGAACCGGGACTGTACATGTTCCACGCCCATCAGTCCGAGTTCGCCGAACTCGGCTGGATGAGCTTTTTCGAGGTGAACTAA
- a CDS encoding ZIP family metal transporter, whose translation MTTDPKSDGGVAQSPNQPFGLPRWVIGIVPILLLGLVIGGFVATTPLAGVDGGEPLPDVSIDYTTLPNDDTIRLHVTNNAPEPVTISQVHVDEANWQFEMTGAGGDRTLEPLESATIEIPYSWMEGYDYGVTVVADNGATFGTTIVAANSSPGLTGQVVWTLAVIGVLIGIVPIALGIMWFPFMQTMSEKWLNAVLAFSAGVLGYLVFDGGFEAFETAQSVPSGYSGPLLVVLGISGAWLLLQAVTDWLTDDEEESRLSLAYSAALGIGLHNLAEGLAIGAAFATGRTSLGMFLIIGFMIHNVTEGPVIVAPLADGNRPSLAHFVAFGLLAGSPAILGGWIGVSTRSPLLNTLFLAIGVGALLQVVFDIGDIVRRSGSIRAAPNVMGFAIGLLFMYATGLFTL comes from the coding sequence ATGACGACGGACCCGAAATCGGACGGCGGCGTCGCACAGTCACCGAATCAGCCGTTCGGCCTCCCGCGATGGGTGATCGGCATCGTTCCGATACTCCTGTTGGGCCTCGTCATCGGCGGGTTCGTGGCGACGACGCCACTCGCCGGAGTGGACGGTGGCGAACCGCTGCCCGACGTGTCGATAGATTACACGACCCTCCCCAACGACGACACGATTCGTCTTCACGTCACGAACAACGCCCCCGAACCCGTTACGATCTCGCAGGTCCACGTCGACGAGGCGAATTGGCAGTTCGAAATGACCGGTGCCGGCGGAGATCGGACGCTCGAGCCGTTGGAAAGTGCTACGATAGAAATCCCGTACTCGTGGATGGAGGGGTACGACTACGGCGTGACGGTCGTCGCCGATAACGGAGCGACGTTCGGCACGACCATCGTTGCCGCGAATTCCTCGCCCGGGTTGACCGGACAGGTCGTCTGGACCCTCGCCGTCATCGGGGTCCTCATCGGGATCGTCCCGATCGCGCTCGGCATCATGTGGTTCCCCTTCATGCAAACGATGAGCGAGAAGTGGCTCAACGCCGTGCTCGCGTTCTCGGCGGGCGTTCTCGGCTATCTCGTCTTCGACGGCGGGTTCGAAGCGTTCGAGACCGCACAGTCGGTTCCATCGGGCTACTCCGGACCGCTTCTCGTCGTGCTCGGCATCTCGGGGGCGTGGTTGCTGCTCCAGGCAGTGACGGACTGGCTGACGGACGACGAAGAAGAGTCCCGGCTGTCGCTCGCGTACTCCGCGGCGCTCGGTATCGGCCTCCACAACCTTGCAGAGGGACTCGCAATCGGCGCTGCGTTCGCGACCGGCCGGACGTCACTCGGGATGTTTCTCATCATCGGGTTCATGATACACAACGTCACCGAAGGGCCGGTTATCGTCGCCCCCCTCGCCGACGGGAACCGTCCGTCGCTCGCGCATTTCGTCGCGTTCGGCCTGCTCGCGGGTTCACCCGCCATCCTCGGCGGCTGGATCGGCGTTTCGACGCGATCGCCACTGTTGAACACGCTGTTTCTCGCCATCGGGGTCGGAGCACTGTTGCAAGTCGTCTTCGACATCGGTGATATCGTGCGTCGGTCGGGCTCGATACGAGCCGCACCGAACGTGATGGGGTTCGCTATCGGACTGCTGTTCATGTACGCGACGGGCCTGTTTACCCTCTAA
- a CDS encoding class I SAM-dependent methyltransferase, whose protein sequence is MKSIVRTNFDDSVSAYDAYERRTGRFTALARLLAAEMSARADGPFESVLDAGAGTGVSTRIFADRSRRTVALDFSREMLREVESAPRVEADFDTLPFVDGCFDGVAFTASLFLVPDPSVATREAARVVRSDGVVGAVAPLGWTDADGTDIFDGLARESRSPAGVDDVETAFEDEFAVTTGTWRFATTAESVRRFHAIPAMAARLYPKLAIEERVARARDLLDSLDGTVEQRWRWIVGVAE, encoded by the coding sequence ATGAAATCTATCGTCCGGACGAACTTCGATGATAGCGTCTCCGCATACGACGCCTACGAGCGACGAACCGGTCGATTCACCGCACTCGCTCGTCTTCTGGCCGCCGAAATGTCGGCTCGAGCGGACGGACCGTTCGAATCCGTCCTCGATGCCGGTGCCGGAACGGGTGTGAGCACGCGCATTTTTGCCGACCGGTCGCGACGAACGGTCGCGCTGGACTTTAGCCGCGAGATGCTACGGGAAGTCGAGTCCGCGCCGCGGGTCGAGGCCGACTTCGATACCCTGCCGTTCGTCGATGGGTGCTTCGATGGGGTTGCGTTTACCGCGTCGCTCTTTCTCGTTCCAGATCCTTCGGTCGCGACGCGAGAGGCTGCCCGGGTCGTCCGGTCGGACGGGGTCGTCGGCGCCGTCGCACCGCTCGGCTGGACCGACGCCGACGGGACGGACATCTTCGATGGCCTCGCCCGAGAGTCACGATCACCCGCCGGAGTCGACGACGTCGAAACCGCCTTCGAAGACGAGTTCGCCGTCACGACCGGCACCTGGCGGTTCGCGACGACGGCCGAGTCAGTACGGCGCTTCCACGCCATTCCGGCGATGGCAGCGCGTCTCTACCCGAAACTCGCGATCGAGGAACGCGTGGCGAGGGCACGGGACCTCCTCGACTCTCTCGACGGCACCGTCGAACAGCGGTGGCGATGGATCGTCGGCGTCGCCGAGTAA
- a CDS encoding MBL fold metallo-hydrolase encodes MRVSYQHTNVRYGNESTLLRFTTDDGTRACVLVDAGSGVDLDTVLADDEYLNAILLTHAHIDHYRTLAENVRHNAPIYASRATASILEHALPEAQKDNDLGDISDALTALEPIEDWTSILHGLEVVPVSAGHTPGAAGFVIRFRDQTTGQDLWDDTRHLLVTGDFTIRPCAGFPGLETAYPFDIDAVFLNVSTNESYTSGLNDSLQTVLERAYAGSRVVVATSSLTGTQYATLVGHVASELGRELPITLVGQAAKLYNALELTVPGVETAEVFDRTAAVLERGGVTIAGPETPATGSAARLLDSIRDDPASVFVQLVTGDASAVTDAGCTTRYVELRNHPSVESIDAFVRDLAPKQVVIKHATGDTLNRFQRRFDHCFTWGTNDEAVHHLYQDGEWQAPSWIAESTASQIRRRQWEASQNRPVDVGGTLSSVERDGIDLEAAGVDIETLEAVFSRSSTDPYATSESETEMVTETRTETQPADTRTDAGHQSDDDASLETEVLERLAAIEAKLDRSEKTVQARVLTDNDGEQFLRLLEDADIESQDIVEVVISTDGTDHP; translated from the coding sequence ATGCGTGTATCGTATCAACATACGAACGTCCGGTACGGAAACGAGTCGACGCTCCTCCGATTTACGACCGACGATGGGACGCGCGCGTGTGTTCTCGTCGACGCCGGTTCCGGTGTCGACCTCGATACGGTGCTCGCGGACGACGAGTACTTGAACGCGATCCTTCTCACGCATGCGCACATAGATCACTACCGAACACTCGCGGAAAACGTGCGACACAACGCACCGATTTACGCGTCACGGGCGACGGCGTCTATCCTCGAGCACGCGTTGCCGGAGGCACAGAAGGACAACGATCTCGGGGATATTTCGGATGCCCTGACTGCCCTCGAGCCGATCGAAGACTGGACGTCCATTCTTCACGGCCTCGAGGTCGTCCCCGTCTCCGCGGGACATACACCCGGCGCAGCAGGCTTCGTGATCCGCTTTCGGGATCAGACCACCGGCCAGGACCTCTGGGACGACACCCGACACCTGCTGGTGACCGGCGATTTCACGATCCGCCCCTGTGCTGGCTTTCCCGGGCTGGAAACGGCGTATCCGTTCGATATCGATGCCGTGTTTCTGAACGTCTCGACGAACGAGTCGTACACGAGCGGGCTCAACGATTCGTTACAAACGGTTCTCGAGCGAGCGTATGCGGGCTCGCGCGTCGTCGTCGCGACGAGTTCACTGACCGGCACCCAGTACGCGACGCTGGTGGGACACGTCGCGTCGGAACTCGGGCGCGAGCTGCCGATCACGCTCGTCGGCCAGGCGGCGAAGCTATACAACGCTCTCGAACTGACCGTTCCCGGGGTCGAAACGGCGGAAGTCTTCGATCGAACTGCGGCGGTACTCGAGCGAGGAGGGGTGACGATCGCCGGACCAGAGACGCCGGCTACGGGAAGTGCGGCCAGGCTCCTGGATTCGATCAGAGACGATCCCGCCAGCGTCTTCGTCCAACTCGTGACGGGTGATGCTTCCGCCGTTACGGACGCAGGCTGTACGACGCGGTACGTCGAACTCCGTAACCACCCATCCGTCGAATCGATCGACGCGTTCGTTCGCGACCTCGCTCCGAAGCAGGTCGTGATCAAACACGCGACGGGCGATACGCTCAATCGATTTCAGCGGCGATTCGATCACTGCTTCACGTGGGGAACGAACGATGAAGCCGTCCATCACCTCTACCAGGACGGTGAGTGGCAGGCACCGAGTTGGATCGCGGAGTCCACCGCATCGCAGATTCGGCGACGCCAGTGGGAAGCGAGCCAAAACCGACCGGTCGATGTCGGCGGAACGCTCTCGTCCGTCGAGCGAGACGGGATCGACCTCGAGGCAGCGGGGGTGGATATCGAAACACTCGAGGCCGTTTTCTCTCGATCCTCGACCGACCCGTACGCGACGTCAGAATCCGAGACCGAGATGGTGACGGAGACGCGGACGGAAACGCAACCTGCCGACACACGGACGGACGCCGGACACCAGTCGGACGACGATGCGTCGCTCGAGACGGAGGTTCTAGAGCGTCTCGCGGCAATCGAAGCGAAACTCGACCGGTCCGAGAAAACGGTTCAGGCACGCGTGCTCACCGACAACGACGGCGAGCAGTTCCTGCGACTCCTGGAGGATGCCGATATCGAATCGCAGGACATCGTCGAAGTCGTTATTTCGACGGACGGAACCGACCATCCGTAG
- a CDS encoding HalOD1 output domain-containing protein produces MYATNVTGRGAFWLVSMFNEGNTAGHGDGPPAAYREDVSLRVVRKVATELGVDPLELEPLSDTIDPEILDRLVQSRSQPNSYVAFTIEGCDVAVFSTGDITVVGPESDGRV; encoded by the coding sequence ATGTACGCTACAAACGTAACCGGACGCGGCGCGTTCTGGCTCGTATCGATGTTCAACGAAGGAAACACAGCCGGTCACGGCGATGGGCCACCGGCTGCGTACCGCGAGGACGTGAGTCTTCGCGTGGTTCGCAAAGTAGCGACAGAACTGGGCGTCGACCCGCTCGAACTCGAGCCACTCTCCGACACTATCGATCCCGAAATACTGGACCGCCTCGTGCAGTCTCGCTCACAGCCGAACAGCTACGTCGCGTTTACAATCGAAGGATGTGACGTAGCCGTGTTCAGTACGGGGGATATCACGGTGGTCGGGCCGGAAAGCGACGGACGTGTGTAG